Proteins co-encoded in one Echeneis naucrates chromosome 22, fEcheNa1.1, whole genome shotgun sequence genomic window:
- the rtn1a gene encoding reticulon-1a isoform X4 — translation MGAAAIDLLYWRNVKQSGAVFSSVLLLLFSLTQFSVVSVGAYLALAALSATISFRIYKSVLQAVQKTDEGHPFKAYLEMEIALSPDQISKYADKILLYTNTCMKELRRLFLVQDLVDSLKFAVLMWLLTYVGALFNGLTLLILAVVSMFTMPVVYEKHQTQIDQYVGLIRTQVNSVVGKIQAKIPGAKRKEE, via the exons ATGGGAGCCGCAG CGATTGACCTGCTCTACTGGAGGAATGTGAAGCAGTCTGGGGCCGTGTTCAGCAGcgtcctcctgctcctcttctccctGACCCAGTTCAGCGTGGTCAGTGTTGGAGCCTACTTAGCTTTGGCAGCCCTCTCTGCCACCATCAGCTTCAGGATCTATAAGTCTGTGCTCCAAGCTGTGCAGAAGACTGATGAGGGACATCCTTTCAA AGCCTACCTGGAGATGGAAATTGCTCTATCCCCGGACCAGATTAGTAAATATGCTGACAAAATCCTGCTGTACACCAACACCTGTATGAAGGAGCTCCGCAGACTGTTCCTTGTGCAAGATCTGGTTGACTCCTTGAAG tttgctgttcTGATGTGGCTGCTGACCTATGTGGGTGCTCTCTTTAATGGCCTGACCCTGCTCATCTTAG CTGTGGTGTCCATGTTCACCATGCCTGTGGTCTATGAGAAACATCAG acacaGATTGATCAATATGTGGGACTAATAAGGACCCAGGTCAACTCTGTGGTGGGGAA gatCCAGGCAAAGATCCCTGGAGCCAAGAGGAAGGAGGAGTAG
- the rtn1a gene encoding reticulon-1a isoform X3, giving the protein MQATADVTKKESSWSSWKGQAIDLLYWRNVKQSGAVFSSVLLLLFSLTQFSVVSVGAYLALAALSATISFRIYKSVLQAVQKTDEGHPFKAYLEMEIALSPDQISKYADKILLYTNTCMKELRRLFLVQDLVDSLKFAVLMWLLTYVGALFNGLTLLILAVVSMFTMPVVYEKHQTQIDQYVGLIRTQVNSVVGKIQAKIPGAKRKEE; this is encoded by the exons CGATTGACCTGCTCTACTGGAGGAATGTGAAGCAGTCTGGGGCCGTGTTCAGCAGcgtcctcctgctcctcttctccctGACCCAGTTCAGCGTGGTCAGTGTTGGAGCCTACTTAGCTTTGGCAGCCCTCTCTGCCACCATCAGCTTCAGGATCTATAAGTCTGTGCTCCAAGCTGTGCAGAAGACTGATGAGGGACATCCTTTCAA AGCCTACCTGGAGATGGAAATTGCTCTATCCCCGGACCAGATTAGTAAATATGCTGACAAAATCCTGCTGTACACCAACACCTGTATGAAGGAGCTCCGCAGACTGTTCCTTGTGCAAGATCTGGTTGACTCCTTGAAG tttgctgttcTGATGTGGCTGCTGACCTATGTGGGTGCTCTCTTTAATGGCCTGACCCTGCTCATCTTAG CTGTGGTGTCCATGTTCACCATGCCTGTGGTCTATGAGAAACATCAG acacaGATTGATCAATATGTGGGACTAATAAGGACCCAGGTCAACTCTGTGGTGGGGAA gatCCAGGCAAAGATCCCTGGAGCCAAGAGGAAGGAGGAGTAG
- the tdrd9 gene encoding ATP-dependent RNA helicase TDRD9 yields MKKVFTAEQISDWFTSEATFANIKLTDGAAETKSADPGLTQTRPPEVPEEGNLKHANLDGGRLNKVEPAVKSTAPLPFTSYKYPSLPITKNREELISFIENNSVVIIRGATGSGKTTQLPQFILDHCNEKKAACNIVVTQPRKIGATSIARWVATQRKCTLGSMVGYQVGLEKMATEHTRLIYMTTGVLLQKLVSAKCLTEYSHIFVDEVHERTEEMDFLLLILRKLLHSNSRYVKIILMSATINCRQFAEYFGTLVRGKMNPAYMFEVPGAPYAIEEFYLDNLQNLFPYRVDSLHLDDPHISVEMYNLAIGLIQSFDEMEGKVPRKSEKEDGMILSERGSVLVFLPGINEICYMQEALSKLVHKRLQVYSLHSTVTMEEQNGVFLSPVPGYRKVILSTNIAESSVTVPDVKYVIDFCLVRHLVCDQDTNCQSLRLTWASKTNCNQRKGRAGRVSKGYCYRLVTKEFWNNEIPEYMTPEMLLAPLSSIMLKVKLLNMGDPRSLLSAALSPPNIGNIVRTVLQLKEMGALSVKSDGKGQNEDGELTFLGRVLAHLPVDLYLGKMIVLGHVFGCLDECLIIAASHSLKSFFAIPSMQQLAGHRSKLAFARGTPSDSIAFVNAFKAWYSSKKRGQLRHPKDELDWGRENFIQIKRIREVAELYEDLKNRASQFNMHVQANNEPDYTSIHRLQFILQVVIAGAYYPNYFIQGEIDEDLASRELNGLNPRTTVVLRNLPPYSFLYYKQLQSLFRLCGQVKSISFESSRAYMEFYRTSKDSGVLPEVSLALLLAQQGRPMELSVYPIEQIEKCAGNRNITHMKYTRVNVDFQNQSICPVGVVSSTIDPDKLPPNRLFVVNITEVVEVGHFWGFQADEASLEKQRHLTADINKRTLHPVTVSLYPNLLCVAPYSELNEQSLYYRAKILHMRGNTVEVFFLDFGNAAVVASSSLRELPSDLLIHPFQAQEFQLIGIRPSAQSIIMGNQWSSRARDRFIMLVKGKSLIVSLYSILHNVMRVQLLINTETTNTSVADILVEEGHAVIAEESFDSKQNHDALMSLYKDMETGSYVPNAASSSWKDRKREDKDLIDSLLAHFSKSDQSFSRTKVQLHGPSTPHKINFHSLSHKTYYKTVCVERSSINSLALNENPHHKHQRMLVAGMVSVNSTGTCILLKNASLMPDIPGLPVLITMLFTPLMELRTNEERTCYTGALCGLGWNSQTQEGILPEHDIELAFDVKFDVEDITEINALRMAINCLVCDGPFGTLHLGPEKISNLQENCQERLLRLFTKSPPREAVSPVYYENLEKWNQVDPSLRMDIQKPDSGKTRGFLFQLHPVTLLNT; encoded by the exons ACCACCAGAGGTTCCTGAGGAGGGCAACTTGAAGCACGCGAACCTTGATGGAGGGAGGCTAAACAAAGTGGAACCTGCAGTGAAGA GTACTGCTCCTCTGCCCTTCACCAGCTACAAGTATCCCAGCTTGCCCATTActaaaaacagagaggag CTGATTTCCTTCATTGAAAACAACTCTGTAGTGATTATTCGAGGAGCCACAGGCAGTGGCAAGACCACCCAGCTGCCACAATTTATTCTGGACCACTGCAATGAGAAAAAAGCTGCGTGCAACATTGTTGTTACACAACCACGCAAAATTGGGGCCACCAGTATTGCCCGATGGGTTGCCACACAGCGGAAGTGTACCCTGGGTAGTATGGTGGGATATCAG GTTGGACTGGAGAAGATGGCCACTGAGCACACCCGACTAATCTACATGACTACAGGAGTGTTGCTGCAAAAACTGGTTTCAGCCAAGTGCCTCACAGAGTACTCCCACATCTTTGTAGATGAG GTTCATGAGCGCACTGAGGAGATGGACTTTCTCTTGCTGATTCTGAGAAAACTGCTTCATTCAAACTCTCGTTATGTCAAG ATCATTCTCATGTCAGCCACCATTAACTGCAGACAATTTGCTGAGTACTTTGGCACTCTAGTTCGGGGCAAGATGAATCCAGCTTACATGTTTGAAGTACCAGGAGCACCCTATGCCATTGAGGAGTTCTATCTGGACAACCTTCAAAACTTGTTTCCCTACAGG GTGGACTCGCTCCATCTAGATGACCCTCATATCTCTGTAGAGATGTACAATCTGGCTATCGGTCTCATTCAGAGCTTTGATGAGATGGAAGGCAAAGTGCCCAG AAAGTCTGAGAAAGAAGATGGAATGATTTTGTCAGAGAGGGGCAGTGTGTTGGTTTTTCTTCCTGGTATAAACGAGATATGCTACATGCAGGAGGCCTTGTCCAAGCTGGTTCACAAAAG ATTGCAGGTTTATTCCCTCCACTCCACTGTGACAATGGAGGAACAGAATGGTGTGTTTCTGTCCCCTGTCCCTGGATACAGGAAG GTTATACTTTCCACCAACATTGCAGAGAGTTCTGTGACTGTTCCAGATGTCAAATATG TGATTGACTTCTGCTTGGTCCGTCACTTGGTCTGTGACCAAGATACCAATTGTCAGTCTCTCCGTCTGACTTGGgcttcaaaaacaaactgcaaccAGCGCAAAG GGAGAGCAGGACGGGTGTCTAAGGGCTACTGCTACCGTCTTGTCACCAAGGAGTTCTGGAACAATGAAATCCCAGAGTACATGACCCCTGAGATGCTG CTTGCCCCCTTATCCAGCATCATGCTGAAGGTGAAATTGCTGAACATGGGCGATCCCCGTTCCCTTCTTTCAGCAGCCCTTTCACCCCCCAACATTGGGAACATAGTGAGAACGGTACTTCAACTCAAAGAG ATGGGGGCATTGTCTGTGAAAAGTGATGGCAAAGGTCAAAATGAAGATGGTGAGCTAACGTTTCTGGGTCGAGTGCTAGCTCACTTGCCTGTGGACCTGTACCTGGGGAAGATGATTGTCCTCGGCCATGTCTTTGGCTGCCTGGATGAGTGCCTTATCATAG CTGCCTCACACTCGCTGAAGAGTTTCTTTGCCATACCATCCATGCAACAGCTTGCTGGCCACAG gaGTAAGTTGGCCTTTGCCCGAGGCACACCAAGTGATTCCATAGCTTTTGTCAATGCCTTCAAG GCATGGTATTCATCCAAAAAGAGAGGACAGCTGAGACACccaaag gATGAGCTGGATTGGGGAAGAGAGAACTTCATACAGATTAAGAGGATCAGGGAG GTTGCAGAGTTGTATGAGGACCTGAAGAATCGAGCATCCCAGTTCAACATGCATGTGCAGGCCAACAATGAACCAGACTATACCAGCATTCACAGGTTGCAGTTCATTCTTCAG GTGGTCATTGCTGGTGCTTACTATCCCAATTACTTCATACAAGGGGAAATCGATGAAGATCTGGCCTCAAGAGAATTAAATGGCTTAAACCCCAGAACAACAGTGGTG TTGAGGAACCTCCCTCCATACAGTTTCCTGTACTACAAACAGCTACAGTCTCTGTTCCGTCTGTGTGGACAGGTCAAATCCATTTCCTTTGAGAGCTCCAG AGCATACATGGAGTTCTACAGGACATCTAAAGACTCGGGGGTGCTGCCTGAAGTATCTCTTGCTCTCCTCCTGGCCCAACAGGGCCGTCCCATGGAGCTGTCAGTTTACCCCATCGAACAAATTGAAAAATGTGCTGGGAACAGAAACATAACTCATATGAAATACACACG AGTTAATGTTGACTTCCAGAACCAGTCCATCTGCCCAGTGGGTGTGGTGAGCAGCACGATTGACCCAGATAAACTACCTCCCAACCGCTTGTTTGTGGTCAACATCACAGAG gtggtggaggtggggcaTTTCTGGGGTTTCCAGGCAGATGAAGCCAGCCTGGAGAAGCAGCGTCATCTGACAGCTGATATTAACAAACGCACACTGCATCCTGTGACTGTGTCACTCTATCCCAACCTGCTGTGTGTGGCCCCTTACTCTGAGCTCAATGAGCAGAGCCTGTACTATCGTGCCAAGATTTTGCACATGCGTGGAAATACAGTGGAG GTGTTCTTCTTGGACTTTGGTAACGCAGCAGTTGTTGCCTCTAGCAGCCTCAGAGAGCTCCCCTCTGACCTTCTGATTCACCCTTTCCAG GCCCAGGAGTTCCAGCTTATTGGAATTCGTCcttcagcccagtccatcaTCATGGGGAACCAGTGGAGCAGCAGAGCCCGGGACCGTTTCATTATGCTGGTGAAGGGCAAGTCCCTCATTGTGTCATTGTACTCCATCCTGCACAACGTCATGCGTGTTCAGCTGCTGATCAATACAGAGACAACAAACACCAGTGTGGCAGACATCTTGGTGGAGGAAGGGCATGCTGTGATTGCTGAAGAGAGCTTTGATTCCAAG CAAAACCATGATGCCCTGATGTCCCTGTACAAGGACATGGAAACAGGTTCATATGTCCCCAATGCTGCCAGCAGCTCCTGGAAGGATCGCAAGAGAGAGGACAAGGACCTGATTGATAGCCTACTCGCTCACTTTTCCAAGAGCGACCAGTCCTTTTCCAGGACAAAG GTTCAACTGCATGGACCAAGCACACCCCACAAGATAAACTTCCATAGCTTAAGTCACAAGACCTACTACAA GACAGTGTGTGTTGAGAGGAGCAGCATCAACTCCCTGGCCCTGAATGAAAACCCTCACCACAAACACCAGAGGATGCTGGTTGCTGGAATGGTGTCTGTCAATTCCACAG gtaCATGCATTCTTCTGAAAAACGCTTCCCTCATGCCAGATATCCCTGGACTGCCTGTACTCATAACCATGCTCTTCACCCCCCTCATGGAGTTGCG CACCAATGAAGAGAGGACTTGCTACACTGGTGCCCTCTGTGGCCTGGGTTGGAATAGTCAAACACAAGAAGGCATCCTACCTGAGCACGACATTGAACTTGCCTTTGACGTCAAATTTGATGTTGAGGACATCACTGAG ATTAACGCTCTACGAATGGCAATAAACTGTCTAGTGTGTGATGGACCCTTTGGCACTCTGCATCTCGGGCCTGAAAAGATCAGCAACCTACAAGAGAACTGTCAGGAACGCCTCCTGAG ACTGTTCACCAAGTCCCCTCCAAGGGAAGCAGTCAGTCCAGTTTACTACGAGAATCTGGAGAAATGGAACCAG GTGGATCCGTCTCTGAGAATGGACATCCAGAAGCCTGACAGTGGAAAGACAAGAGGTTTTCTCTTCCAATTACACCCTGTTACACTCcttaacacataa